CTGGAGGATCTGCGCCTTCTCGACCTGGCCCCAGCCCGGTGCCATCGGCACGAACCAGTTGGACTCGGCCGCCGTGGCCGGGACCGCCGTCGCCGGGTCGTCCTTCAGCGTGGCGAGGTCGGTCTTGTTGTTGGGCAGGTTGCCCTTCTCCATCAGACCCTTCTGTCCGGCGGGCCCGGTGAAGGCGTTGATCCACTCGGCGGCGACGGTCTGCGCGTCGGACTTCACCGGGACGGCGAGGTCGCTGCCGCCGAGGAAGACGGGCAGGTTCTTGCCGGACGGGCCGGGCATCACGAAGTTCTCGACGTTGCCCTCGAGCTTGCCGGTCTTGTCGTTCTCCTTGGCCGCGGCGGTCGCGCCCTCCCAGGCGGGGGCGAAGATCATGCCGGACTTGCCCTGGCCGTAGACGATGTACCGGTCGGACTCGTCCTTGGTCTTGTCGCCGTGCATGTAGGTGTCGACGACGTTCTTGAACTCGTTGAGGCCCTTGATGGACTCCGGGGAGGAGAGGCTGGCCTTCCACTTGCCACCGGACTCGACGGCTATGGAGCCGCCGGCGTCGTAGACGAAGGACATGGCCGCGTACCAGTCACGGGTGGGCTGGTACCAGGCGCTGAACTTGTCGCCCCGCTTCTTCTGGACCTTGTCGAGGGCGGCGGTGAGCTCGTCGTACGTCTTCGGCGGGGACTTGACGCCCGCGGCCGCGAAGACGTCCTTGCGCCAGTTGGCGACGCGGCCACCGGCGTAGTACGGGACGCCGTAGGTCTTTCCCTCGTAGGTGACGGAGGCCTTGAGGCCGTCCAGCCAGGCGTCGGAGTTGTCGAACTTCGCCTGGTCGAGAGGGGCGAAGGCGCCCTTGACCATGTAGGCGAGCATCTCCGTGTTGCCCATCTCGACCACGTCGGGGGCCTTGTCGGTGGCGAGGACGGCGTCGAGCTTGGCGTTCTTGTCGGGCCAGCCGTAGTACTCGTGCGTGATCTTGATGCCGGGGTGCTTCTTCTCGATCGCCGTGTCGGCGGCCTTGACCAGTTCCGGCCAGTTGTTCTGCGCGTCGACCGTGAGCCAGACCGTCAGCTCCTTGGTGTCCGCCCCCGTGTCGGAGCTCTTGTCCTCGCCGCCCCCGCACGCCGCGATGGAGACCATCATGCCCGCGACACAGATCGCGGTCGTCAGCTTCCTCTTCACGCCACCCTCCTCAGGGATGCCATTGCTCAGGGATGCCACAAACCCCCCTGCTCCCCGCGGTGACAGACGTACCGCCCATGGGGCCAGGACCTGGACCAATGGTGTAGACCAGTACGCCGGAGCTTGGCTCAGACCATTCGCCGTGTCAAGGGTGCTCGAACCCCCTCCCACCAGCCGTTATGCGACCTACATATGCAGGAACCTTTATGTAATAAGCCAGCGAAAACCGCGCGACTGAGCCACACTCGTCGGGTAGACCACTGCACCTCCCTCGGGAGACCACCGGAGACCCTTCCGTGGACTAGACCAGCGAGGCCCGCAGAGGTATACAGAGAGATCACGCCACGAGGAGCCGGGAAGGCGGAGCATGAGCACCGACGTCAGCAGTGCGGAGAACGAGAACGGGGCGGCCGTCCGTACCGCACGCGTGCCCAAGTACTACCGCCTGAAGAAGCACCTGCTCGACATGACCGAGACGCTTCCGCCCGGCACCCCGGTACCGCCCGAGCGCACTCTCGCCGCCGAGTTCGACACCTCGCGCACGACCGTGCGCCAGGCGCTGCAGGAGCTGGTGGTCGAGGGGCGGCTGGAGCGTATCCAGGGCAAGGGCACGTTCGTGGCCAAGCCGAAGGTCTCCCAGGCGCTGCAACTCACCTCCTACACCGAGGACATGCGCGCCCAGGGGCTCGAACCCACGTCGCAGCTGCTGGACATCGGCTACATCACCGCCGACGACACGCTCGCGGGACAGCTCGACATCACCGCGGGCGGCCGGGTGCTGCGCATCGAGCGGCTACGCATGGCGAACGGCGAACCGATGGCGATCGAGACGACCCATCTGAGCGCCAAGCGTTTCCCGGCCCTGCGCAGGTCGCTGGTGAAGTACACGTCCCTCTACACCGCGCTCGCCGAGGTGTACGACGTCCGGCTCGCCGAGGCCGAGGAGACCATCGAGACCTCGCTGGCCACCCCGCGCGAAGCCGGCCTGCTGGGCACGGACGTGGGCCTGCCGATGCTGATGCTCTCCCGGCACTCACTGGACAAGGACGGTCAGCCGGTGGAGTGGGTGCGGTCCGTGTACCGGGGCGACCGGTACAAGTTCGTGGCACGGCTCAAGCGGCCGCAGGACTGAATCACGCCCCGGCACCGTCCCGGAGCCGCCCCGGAACCGTCCCGGCGGGACTTCGAGCGCATGCGGACGGACCGCCAGGAAGCGGACCTCCGGCAGGGATTCCGCTGCCGTCGAACCAAGGGCTTGAACACAGAACCTCCGCATCCGATATCCGGACAGGGGGTTCCGTGCGAAGGAAGCCGTCCCTTACATTTCCTGCGCGTTGAGCAGGTGATCAGCGGTGACCAATGGTGATCAGCGAGGGGACGGAACCGGGACATGTCAGAAGCGTCCGAAGTGAGACCGCCGGCTCCGGAAGCGGGACCACCGACGGTGACACCTGTCAGGGTGGTCATCGCCCTGTGCCTGCTCGCCCCGTTCGCCGCGATGCTCTGGGTCGGCTCGTACGCCAAGACGGACCCGGCCTTCATCGGCATCCCCTTCTTCTACTGGTACCAGATGGCCTGGGTGCTCATCTCCACCGCGCTCACCGCCACCGCGTACGTCCTGTGGCAGCGTGACCAGCGCGCCCGGACATCCCGCGGGTCTCAGCAGCCCCAGCAGTCGGAGCAGTCCCAGGACGGGGGTGTCGAGAAGTGAAGGACGGCGTGAACGGCGTGGCACTCGCCGTCTTCATCTTCTTCTTCCTGGCCGTCACGGTCATGGGCTTCCTGGCCGCGCGCTGGCGCAAGGCCGAGAACGAGCACAGCCTCGACGAATGGGGCCTGGGCGGCCGGTCGTTCGGCACCTGGATCACCTGGTTCCTGCTGGGCGGCGACCTCTACACCGCGTACACCTTCGTCGCCGTGCCGGCGGCGATCTACGCGGCGGGCGCGGCCGGTTTCTTCGCGGTGCCCTACACGATCCTGGTCTATCCGCTCATCTTCACGTTCCTGCCCCGTCTGTGGTCGGTCTCCCACAAGCACGGCTATGTGACGACCTCGGACTTCGTCCGCGGCCGCTTCGGCTCGAAGGGCCTGTCGCTGGCGGTCGCGCTGACCGGCATCCTCGCGACGATGCCGTACATCGCCCTCCAACTCGTCGGCATCCAGGCCGTCCTGGACGTGATGGGCGTCGGCGGCGGTGAGGACACCAACTGGTTCATCAAGGACCTGCCGCTGCTGATCGCGTTCGGTGTCCTGGCGGCCTACACCTACTCCTCCGGCCTCCGGGCCCCCGCGCTGATCGCGTTCGTCAAGGACACCCTGATCTACATCGTCATCGCGGTGGCGATCATCTACATCCCGATCAAGCTCGGCGGCTTCGACGACATCTTCGCCAAGGCGGGCGAGGCCTACAGCCAGACCAACCCGGCGACGGACAAGCCACGCGGCGCGCTCGTCCCGGGCGACGCCAACCAGTGGACCTACGCGACGCTCGCCCTCGGCTCGGCGCTTGCGCTCTTCATGTACCCGCACTCGATCACGGCGACGCTGTCGTCGAAGAGTCGCGAGGTCATCCGCCGCAACACCACGATCCTGCCGCTGTACTCCCTGATGCTGGGACTGCTGGCCCTGCTGGGCTTCATGGCGATCGCGGCCGGGGTCCAGGTGCAGAACGGCCAGCTGGCGATCCCGCAGTTGTTCGAGACGATGTTCCCCGACTGGTTCGCGGGCGTGGCCTTCGCCGCCATCGGCATCGGTGCCCTGGTGCCCGCGGCGATCATGTCCATCGCGGCGGCGAACCTCTTCACCCGCAACATCTACAAGGACTTCATCAAGCCGGACGCCACGCCCGCGCAGGAGACCAAGGTCTCCAAGCTGGTGTCCCTGCTGGTGAAGGTCGGCGCGCTGGCCTTCGTCCTCACCATGGACAAGACGGTCGCCATCAACTTCCAGCTCCTGGGCGGCATCTGGATCCTCCAGACCTTCCCGGCCCTCGTCGGCGGCCTCTTCACCCGCTGGTTCCACCGCTGGGCCCTCATCGCCGGCTGGGCGGTCGGCATGCTGTACGGGACGATCGCCGCGTACGGCGTGGCCTCCCCCACCCAGAAGCACTTCGGCGGCTCGTCCGCCGAGATCCCCGGCATCGGCGAGATCGGCTACATCGGTCTGACCGCCTTCGTCCTCAACGTCGTGGTCACGGTGGTTTTCACCTTCGTCCTGCGGGCCGCCAAGGCTCCCGACGGCATCGACGAGACCAGGCCGCAGGACTACACGGCGGACGCCGGCGACCCGGGCGTCCAGGTGGAACTCCCGCCGGCGACGGCGGGAACGAGCCACTAGCCGGGCGAGCCTCCCCCCAGCCCGCGTTCAGCTTCGTTCTTTCGGGCGCGGGTCCGGGGCGGGCTGGTTCTGGAGGGCCTGAAAAGCAGGGGCGCAGCCCCGCTTTTTCAGGGGCGCGGGGAACTGCGCGACCAGCCCCCACCGGACCCGCGGATGGGGGTCGAAGGGGCGCAGCCCCTGGAGGACGGGACGGGTAGGGGCGGCGGGGGCGTACATCACCCGGTTACGCTGCAACGGTGACCGCTCGCCCCCCGATCGTCCTGGACAGCGACCCCGGCATCGACGACGCCGTAGCCCTCCAGTACCTGCTCGGCACCGACCTGTGGGACCTCAAGGCGTACACCTCGACCGGCGGCAACCTCCCCGCCGAAGCCACCTACACCAACGCCCGCGCCCTCGCCCGCGCCCTGCGCATCGACGCCCACGTCCCGGTCCACAGAGGCGCCGGCCGCCCCCTCTCCCGCCTCCCCTACCGCGAGGCATCCGCCTTCCACGGCCCCGCAGGCCTCGGCGACGAGACCCTCCCCGACTCGACGGCCGCCCACCCGACGGAGTCGTCCGCCCAGGCCCTGCTGCGCCTGTCGAGGGAGTACGAGGGCGAGCTGACGGTCTGCGCCACCGGCCCCCTCACCAACGTGGCCGTCGCCCTGCTGGAGGACCCGCACTTCGCCCACCGCGTCCGCAAGTTCGTGTTCATGGGCGGCGCCGCCCAGGTCCCGGGCAACTTCACCCCGGTCGCCGAGTTCAACATCTGGGCCGACCCGGACGCCGCCGAGATCGTGCTGTCCTCCGGCATCCCGTTCACCATGGTCGACCTGGACGCCTCGCACCGCTGGCTGTTCCGCCCCGATGACCTGGCCGCGCTGGAGGCCGCGGGACCCGGCACGGCCCTCGCCGCACGGCTGATGCGCACCTACATGGACGCCTACACCCGCCACGGCGGAGACGGCACCTGCCCGCTGCACGATCCGCTGGCCGTCGGCGTCTGCGGCGACGAGGCGTTCGTCGAGGCCGCCGACGGGGCCGTCGTCGTGGAGTGCGCGAGCGAGCTCACACGCGGCCAGACCGTGTTCGTGCCGACCGCAGCCCGGCGCGTCTACTACTCCGAGTCCCCCGCCCTGACCGCCCGTCTGCAGGCCACCGGCCGCGTCGCGCTGGGACCGGGCACCCGCGACTTCAGCGCGGACTTCGTGACGACGCTGCCCAGGTGGCCGGCGGCAACCTGACGCGATCCGATGGTCCGACCATCGGCGGCGCCTGTGGATAACCGCCGCCGTGCGAAGCCGCCCCTCGTGCACACTGCGACGCATGGACATCACGATCAGGCCGGTGACCCCCGAGGAGTACGCCACGCTCGGCGAGATCACCGCACAGGCCTACCTCGACGACGGACTGCTGGACTTCGGAGAGAGCGACCAGTACCTCGACGAGCTGCGGAACGTGGCGAAGCGGGCCGCCCGGGCCGACGTGCTCGTGGCGGTCGCGGAGGGGCAGGTGCTGGGCGGAGTGACCTTCGTCCCCGCGGGCGGGCCCATGGCCGACATCGCCCGCGAGGGAGAGGCCGAGATACGGATGCTCGCGGTCTCCCCGAAGGCCCGTGGGCGAGGTGTCGGCGAGGCACTCGTACGGGCCTGCCTGGAGCGCGCCCGCACCGTGGAGGGCTGTGCGCGCGTCGTGCTGTCGACCCAGCGGAGCATGCACGCGGCCCATCGCATCTACGGACGTCTGGGCTTCACTCGCACACCTGAGCGCGACTGGAACCCCCTCCCCGACCTCCTCGACCTCACGCTGATCACCTACGAGTTGACGCTCTGACACCCTGCGAAGCCGATGGCGACACAACATGTGGGGGTGACACCGCGACCCGACACTAGATGTATGCTCATGCTCGCTGTCGCCGCAGGGGAATCCGGTGTGAATCCGGAACTGTCCCGCAACGGTGTACTCGCGTGCATACGTCGTCATGTGTGCACGCCTGTTCAGTCCGAACACCTGCCGACAGTGCGCCCGGCCGTCCGGTCCGGGTGCCCTGACGTCCGGGCCTCGTGGAATGGGCCGGTGGACGCGACGCCCCCGTGCGCTCGTGTGCTGCCGCCTGCCCTCTGCAGGGCCCCAGCCGAGCGAGGGAGAGCCCCACGTGACCATCGCGCCAGCCGATCCGGTGTCAGCCGACCTGGCCGCAGCCAGGTCGGTTTCAACAGACCCGACGACGGAGACCGACGGTCCTGGTACCGCGTTGCTGCGGACCCTGACCGAGCTGACCGCCGACCTGCCCGACGCCGATCCCGGCCGGGTCGCCGCCGCCGCGCTGCGCGGCCGGTCGGTGCGTGTGTCCTCCGCCGAGATGGTCGCGGAGCTGCGTGAGCTGGCCACGGAGGCGGCCGCGGGCCTCATCTCCGAGGATCCCGCCTACTCGAAACTGGCCGCCCGGCTGTTGGCCGTCGGCATCCGTGCCGAGGCGGCCTCGCAGGGTGTCACGACGTTCACCGAGTCCATCGCCGTGGGCCACCGGGAGGGACTCGTCGCCGACCGCACGGCCGAGTTCACCCGCGCCCACGCCGAGCGCCTCGACGCCCTGATCGACCCGGCCGGGGACGACCGCTTCGGCTACTTCGGCCTGCGCACCCTGCACAGCCGCTATCTGCTCCGGCACCCCCTCACCCGCAAGGTCGTCGAGACGCCCCAGCACTTCATGCTGCGGGTCGCCGTCGGCCTCGCCGAGGACACGGGTGCCGATGCGGAGGCGGGCATCCGTGCCCTCGACGAAGTCGCCGCGCTCTACGGGCTCATGAGCCGCCTCGACTACCTCCCCTCCTCCCCCACCCTCTTCAACTCCGGTACGCGACACCCCCAGATGTCGTCCTGCTACCTCCTCGACTCCCCGCTGGACGAGCTGGACTCCATCTACGACCGCTACCACCAGGTGGCCCGCCTCTCGAAGCACGCCGGCGGCATCGGCCTGTCGTACTCCCGTATCCGCTCGCGCGGTTCGCTGATCCGGGGCACCAACGGGCACTCCAACGGCATCGTGCCGTTCCTGAAGACCCTGGACGCCTCGGTCGCCGCCGTGAACCAGGGCGGCCGGCGCAAGGGCGCGGCCGCGGTCTACCTGGAGACCTGGCACTCCGACATCGAGGAGTTCCTGGAGCTTCGTGACAACACCGGCGAGGACGCCCGGCGTACGCACAACCTGAACCTGGCGCACTGGATCCCGGACGAGTTCATGCGCCGGGTGAACGCGGACGAGCAGTGGTCGCTGTTCTCCCCGGCAGACGTACCCGAGCTGGTCGACCTGTGGGGCGAGGAGTTCGAGGCCGCGTACCGCGAGGCGGAGGCGAAGGGCCTGGCGAAGAAGACCATCGCGGCCCGTGACCTGTACGGCCGCATGATGCGCACCCTCGCGCAGACCGGCAACGGCTGGATGACCTTCAAGGACGCTGCCAACCGCACGGCGAACCAGACGGCCGAGCCGGGCCACGTCGTCCACTCCTCCAACCTCTGCACGGAGATCCTGGAGGTCACGAACGACGGGGAGACGGCGGTCTGCAACCTGGGCTCGGTGAACCTGGGCGCGTTCGTCGACCGGGCGACGGGCGACATGGACTGGGAGCGGCTGGACGCGACCGTCCGCACCGCCGTCACCTTCCTCGACCGCGTCGTCGACATCAACTTCTACCCGACCGAGCAGGCGGGCCGCTCCAACGCCAGGTGGCGCCCGGTCGGACTCGGCGCGATGGGCCTGCAGGACGTCTTCTTCCAGCTGCGTCTGCCCTTCGACTCCCCGGCTGCGAAGGCCCTGTCCACTCGGATCGCCGAGCGCGTCATGCTCGCCGCGTACGAGGCCTCCGCCGACCTCGCCGAGCGGGTCGGCCCGCTTCCGGCCTGGGAGAAGACCCGTACGGCGCGCGGTGTGCTGCACCCCGACCACTACGGTGTCGAGCCCACCTGGCCGGAGCGCTGGGCTGCCCTGCGCGAGCGCGTCGCGACGACGGGCCTGCGCAACTCCCTGCTCCTCGCCATCGCGCCGACGGCCACCATCGCCTCGATCGCCGGTGTGTACGAGTGCATCGAGCCCCAGGTGTCCAACCTGTTCAAGCGCGAGACGCTGTCCGGTGAGTTCCTCCAGGTCAACTCGTATCTGGTGAAGGACCTGAAGGAGCTGGGCGTCTGGGACGCCCGCACCCGTGAGGCGCTGCGCGAATCCAACGGCTCGGTGCAGGACTTCGCGTGGATCCCGGCCGACGTACGGGCGCTGTACCGCACGGCCTGGGAGATCCCGCAGCGCGGTCTGATCGACATGGCCGCCGCCCGCACGCCGTATCTGGACCAGTCCCAGTCGCTCAACCTGTTCCTGGAGACGCCGACCATCGGCAAGCTCTCCTCGATGTACGCGTACGCCTGGAAGTCGGGCCTGAAGACCACGTACTACCTGCGCTCCCGCCCGGCGACGCGCATCGCCCGCGCGGCACAGGGCCAGGGCCAGGCGCAGACCCCGGCCCGGCCCGAGAACACCATCCCCGTCCAGCAGTCGGCCGACCCGGATGCCGTCGCCTGCTCCCTTGAGAACCCCGAGTCCTGCGAGGCCTGCCAGTGATGCCCAGCAACCAGAATCTCCTCGACCCCGGCTTCGAGCTGACTCTCCGCCCGATGCGCTACCCGGACTTCTACGAGCGCTACCGGGACGCGATCAAGAACACCTGGACCGTCGAGGAGGTCGACCTCCACTCGGACGTCTCCGACCTCGCGAAGCTCTCCCCGGCCGAGCAGCACCTGATCGGCCGCCTGGTCGCGTTCTTCGCGACGGGCGACTCGATCGTGGCGAACAACCTCGTGCTGACCCTCTACAAGCACATCAACTCCCCGGAGGCGCGGCTCTATCTGAGCCGCCAGCTCTTCGAGGAGGCCGTGCACGTCCAGTTCTATCTGACGCTCCTGGACACCTACCTCCCCGACCCGGAGGACCGGGTCGCGGCCTTCGCGGCGGTGGAGAACATCCCCTCCATCCGGGAGAAGGCGGAGTTCTGCTTCCGGTGGATGGACTCGGTCGAGAAGCTGGACCGCCTGGAGTCCCAGGCGGACCGCCGCCGCTTCCTGCTCAACCTGATCTGCTTCGCGGCGTGCATCGAGGGCCTGTTCTTCTACGGCGCCTTCGCGTACGTCTACTGGTTCCGCAGCCGGGGTCTGCTGCACGGCCTGGCCACCGGCACCAACTGGGTGTTCCGCGACGAGACGATGCACATGTCCTTCGCCTTCGAGGTGGTGGACACCGTCCGCAAGGAGGAGCCGGAGCTCTTCGACGACGCACTGCAGCAGCAGGTCACGGACATGCTGAGGGAGGCCGTCGAGGCCGAGCTGCAGTTCGGGCGCGACCTGTGCGGTGAGGGTCTCCCGGGCATGAACACCGAGTCGATGCGGCAGTACCTGGAGTGCGTGGCCGACCAGCGCCTCACGCGCCTCGGCTTCGCCCCGGTGTACGGCTCGGAGAACCCCTTCTCCTTCATGGAGTTGCAGGGCGTCCAGGAGCTGACCAACTTCTTCGAGCGGCGCCCGTCCGCGTACCAGGTCGCGGTGGAGGGCACCGTCGACCTGGACGAGGACTTCTAGCTCGGCGGACTTGGTCGAACGGGCGGGGATCCGTGGTCCTCACGCGATCAGGCGGGGCGGGCGATGCGGTGCGACGACGACGCCCGCCGCTCCTCCGCCGCCCGCTCGAGCTGCCGGTCGACGCGCCGGTCGTGCACGGCGCCGATGACCGCGGGCAGCACCACCAGGGCGAGGAGTCCGAGGACGGCCAGAGTTCCGATGAGTCCTTGCAGCTGTGTCGTATCCATGGACACCACTGTCGCGCCGAACGCTCCTGACAAACAGTGGCAGGACTGCCGCACCCCCTCGAATTACTGCCACTTCCGAGGCACACTGGCAGCATGCTGAAGAACGTGGCCGCCATCCTCATGGACGGTGTGCATCCCTTCGAACTGGGAGTCGTCTGCGAGGTGTTCGGCCTCGACCGCAGCGACGAGGGCCTGCCGGTGTACGACTTCGCGGTCGCGTCGGCGGAGGGCCCGACCCTGCGGACGCACGCGGGCTTCACCGTCTCCACGCGGCACGGCCTGGACCGGCTCGAAGAGGCCGACCTGGTGGTCGTACCGGCGGGCGACAGCTATGTGCACCGGATCTACCCGGCCGAGCTGCTGGACGCGCTGCGCCGGGCCACGGACCGGGGCGCCCGGGTGCTGAGCGTGTGCTCGGGCGTCTTCGTGCTGGGCGCGGCCGGACTGCTGGACGGCCGGCCGTGCACGGTCCACTGGCGGCACGCCGAGGAACTGTCCCGGCAGTATCCGCGCGCGGTGGTCGAGCCGGACGTGCTGTACGTGGACGCGGACCCGGTGATCACCTCGGCGGGCACGGCGGCCGGTATCGACGCCTGTCTGCACATCGTCCGCAAGGAGCAGGGGCCGGAGGTGGCGAACAAGATCGCCCGGCGGATGGTGGTGCCTCCGCACCGCGACGGCGGCCAGGCCCAGTACATCGAGCGGCCGCTGCCGCGCTCGCAGTGCGACACGGTCGGCGAGGTGCTCGTGTGGATGGAGCGGCACCTCGACGAGGAGGTCACCGTCGAGCAGCTCGCCGCCCGCGCGCACATGTCCCCGCGCACGTTCGCGCGCCGCTTCCAGCAGGAGACCGGGACCACCCCGTACCGCTGGATCCTGCGCCAACGGGTACTGCTGGCCCAGCGGTTGCTGGAGGCGACGGACGAGACGGTGGACGCCATCGCCTGGCGCACCGGCTTCGGCACCGCCGCCGCCCTGCGTCATCAGTTCGTCCGGTCGCTGGGTACGACCCCGCAGGCCTACCGCCGGACCTTCCGGGGCCCGGAGGCCGCCTGAGGACGGCGCCGATCCGGCTCAGTCGTTGGCGACCACGGGGTAGCGGGGCTCGTTCTCGGCCATCTGCCGCAGGGCGTCCTTGCGGTCGCGCTTGGAGAGCCGGTCGATGTAGAGGTAGCCGTACAGGTGGTCGGTCTCGTGCTGAAGGCAGCGCGCGAAGTAGCCGGTGCCGCGCACCTTGATCGGGTTGCCCTTCTCGTCCTGACCGGTGACCTCGGCGTAGTCGGGGCGGGCGAGCGGCATGTACGCAGTCGGCACGGACAGGCAGCCCTCGTTGCTGTCGTCCAACCGGCGCTTCTCGGCGGGCAGTTCGACCAGCTTCGGGTTGCAGATGACACCGGTGTGGCGCTTGCCCTCGTCGTCCGGGCAGTCGTACACGAACACCTTCAGATCGACGCCGACCTGGTTCGCGGCCAGGCCCACGCCCTCCGCCGTGCGCTGGCTGGCGAACATGTCGTCCACCAGCTTGGCCAGCTCGTCCCCGAACTCCGTGACGTCCTTGCACTCCTTGTGCAGCACCGGGTTCCCGACCACGGTGATCGGCAACGACGTGCCACGCTCCCGGTACGCCTGCTCGCGCTCCTCGCAGTCCTCCGTGTCGATGACGAACCCCTCGTCATCGACGGGGAGCACGCCCACGTGCTGCTGATCGGTGTCCTGCTGGGCCATGACAGACGTACGCCTTCCTCAAAACAACAAGCGGTGAAGTTGCTGATACAGGGTACGGGGATCGCGCCCCGCGAGGGGCGCGGGATGCTGCGCGAGCTACCCGACGAACCCACGGCCGGCATCGAACCGCCCGCCCCCTAACAGACCTCTTCCAGATCCCGCCAATCCCTGGAATCCGGACTGTCGGCCACCCACCCGTCCAGCAGCCCCCGGACCAGCGAAGCCGGCGCGGCCACCCCGCACTCCCGCTCCGGCGCCCACAGCTGCCCGTCCGTCACGTGCCCCAGCGGCCCGGGATGTCCCGGCTCACTGTGATCGTGCGGATCGAGATGCTCGCCGTCGCCCTCGTCGGACGGCATCCGCGACTCCGAGCACAGCCGGCACAGCAACCGCACCGACGACGACCAGTCCTCTGCCGCGAACCCCGCGTCCGCCGCGAGCCGCTCCAGCGCGTCCCGGTCCGCCTCGGTAGCGGCCTCCAGCAGCACCACCCACGTCGGCACGGGAGACGGCGCCCACAACTCGATCTCGTCGAACACCGGATACGCGTGCCCCGCGACCGTGGTCCGCTCGCCGTGCGGCACCCCGTCGTGCAGGACGACCTCGCCCCAGCGCCGCCCGGACGACGGCAACGGGATGGAGAGCACCTCGATCCGGGCGGGGTCGAGCCGCCGCCCCCACACGACCTCGGCCTCGCCCTCGGGCGAGAGCCGTACGGCCGCGCTGCCGAGGTCCATGCCCACCGGCTCCCCGGTGTCGCCGGGGCCGCTTCCGGGCTTCGGCCGGGACGCGCCCCCGGGCACCCGCAGCCCGTACGCCTGCCAGGCCCGGCGGGCCAGCGGCCAGTCCTGGAGGGCCGTGGCGGCGATGCCCACGTTCCACCAGTCGGGCGCGCCGGTCTCCCGGTCGAGCAGTGCGACAGCCCGTAGACCGGCCGCTCTCGCCTGTTCCCAGTCGTGCCGGAACTTGTGCAGCAGGGCGAGGTTGAACCAGGACTCGGACAGCCACGGTTCCAGGTCCGCGGCACGTGTCAGAAGCG
The DNA window shown above is from Streptomyces akebiae and carries:
- a CDS encoding extracellular solute-binding protein, with amino-acid sequence MKRKLTTAICVAGMMVSIAACGGGEDKSSDTGADTKELTVWLTVDAQNNWPELVKAADTAIEKKHPGIKITHEYYGWPDKNAKLDAVLATDKAPDVVEMGNTEMLAYMVKGAFAPLDQAKFDNSDAWLDGLKASVTYEGKTYGVPYYAGGRVANWRKDVFAAAGVKSPPKTYDELTAALDKVQKKRGDKFSAWYQPTRDWYAAMSFVYDAGGSIAVESGGKWKASLSSPESIKGLNEFKNVVDTYMHGDKTKDESDRYIVYGQGKSGMIFAPAWEGATAAAKENDKTGKLEGNVENFVMPGPSGKNLPVFLGGSDLAVPVKSDAQTVAAEWINAFTGPAGQKGLMEKGNLPNNKTDLATLKDDPATAVPATAAESNWFVPMAPGWGQVEKAQILQKMLQSIGTGKQSVEDAAKEADAAIDKVINNE
- a CDS encoding GntR family transcriptional regulator, with amino-acid sequence MSTDVSSAENENGAAVRTARVPKYYRLKKHLLDMTETLPPGTPVPPERTLAAEFDTSRTTVRQALQELVVEGRLERIQGKGTFVAKPKVSQALQLTSYTEDMRAQGLEPTSQLLDIGYITADDTLAGQLDITAGGRVLRIERLRMANGEPMAIETTHLSAKRFPALRRSLVKYTSLYTALAEVYDVRLAEAEETIETSLATPREAGLLGTDVGLPMLMLSRHSLDKDGQPVEWVRSVYRGDRYKFVARLKRPQD
- a CDS encoding DUF3311 domain-containing protein, with amino-acid sequence MSEASEVRPPAPEAGPPTVTPVRVVIALCLLAPFAAMLWVGSYAKTDPAFIGIPFFYWYQMAWVLISTALTATAYVLWQRDQRARTSRGSQQPQQSEQSQDGGVEK
- the mctP gene encoding monocarboxylate uptake permease MctP; translated protein: MKDGVNGVALAVFIFFFLAVTVMGFLAARWRKAENEHSLDEWGLGGRSFGTWITWFLLGGDLYTAYTFVAVPAAIYAAGAAGFFAVPYTILVYPLIFTFLPRLWSVSHKHGYVTTSDFVRGRFGSKGLSLAVALTGILATMPYIALQLVGIQAVLDVMGVGGGEDTNWFIKDLPLLIAFGVLAAYTYSSGLRAPALIAFVKDTLIYIVIAVAIIYIPIKLGGFDDIFAKAGEAYSQTNPATDKPRGALVPGDANQWTYATLALGSALALFMYPHSITATLSSKSREVIRRNTTILPLYSLMLGLLALLGFMAIAAGVQVQNGQLAIPQLFETMFPDWFAGVAFAAIGIGALVPAAIMSIAAANLFTRNIYKDFIKPDATPAQETKVSKLVSLLVKVGALAFVLTMDKTVAINFQLLGGIWILQTFPALVGGLFTRWFHRWALIAGWAVGMLYGTIAAYGVASPTQKHFGGSSAEIPGIGEIGYIGLTAFVLNVVVTVVFTFVLRAAKAPDGIDETRPQDYTADAGDPGVQVELPPATAGTSH
- a CDS encoding nucleoside hydrolase — encoded protein: MTARPPIVLDSDPGIDDAVALQYLLGTDLWDLKAYTSTGGNLPAEATYTNARALARALRIDAHVPVHRGAGRPLSRLPYREASAFHGPAGLGDETLPDSTAAHPTESSAQALLRLSREYEGELTVCATGPLTNVAVALLEDPHFAHRVRKFVFMGGAAQVPGNFTPVAEFNIWADPDAAEIVLSSGIPFTMVDLDASHRWLFRPDDLAALEAAGPGTALAARLMRTYMDAYTRHGGDGTCPLHDPLAVGVCGDEAFVEAADGAVVVECASELTRGQTVFVPTAARRVYYSESPALTARLQATGRVALGPGTRDFSADFVTTLPRWPAAT
- a CDS encoding GNAT family N-acetyltransferase, with amino-acid sequence MDITIRPVTPEEYATLGEITAQAYLDDGLLDFGESDQYLDELRNVAKRAARADVLVAVAEGQVLGGVTFVPAGGPMADIAREGEAEIRMLAVSPKARGRGVGEALVRACLERARTVEGCARVVLSTQRSMHAAHRIYGRLGFTRTPERDWNPLPDLLDLTLITYELTL